CACTGACACTtggcagaggggacagaggggacagcgggcacagcagccagggcagggcacactcaggctgctcctcagggcagctcctccagcctggtCCTGACTTCAGTTCAGGTAGGGAAAGGGCTGTGAGGTGTGCCAAGCAAGCAGTCCTGCCATGGTGCGGTAgtcaccccctgccctggaggAAGTCCTCACCTGCCACTTCTCAGGCACCCAGCTGCTTTCTCTCCATCTCTGGGCACAGTCTGGCTATACCAGGGAATTGCCTGAATACCAGGAGGGAATAGCTGGTGggaagtcatagaatcatagaatggtaGAACTGcctgggttggaggggaccttaaagatcacctggtcccaactcccctgccacaggcaggggcagcttccactagaccaggttgctcagagctccatccagtctgaactggaacacttccaggcacgaggcacccacagcttctctgttcCAGGAGTGGAACAGCCTCACCCAAACCCTGTGATGCTTCCAAGGCCAGAATCATCTCCCTCTGGATCCTGTTCACTGTCTGTTTTCAGCTGTCTTTTGAAATGGCCAAAGTAAGGGCCTGGAGGACCCCAGATACTCCAGcccacattttaaaagcatgattTCCAAGGACTTTGGACCCTCCACTGCCTCCTGGAATCGTGGATAGGCAAGACCTGTGaggaaaataaactaaaagGTTCTGCCAAAAgaaacagcaggcacagcctctgcaaacacagagaaagcCTCCCAAAATAAGCAGCCATCCTGGCAGGACAGCGGACAAGAACAGTCCCCATatgctgattttcttcttgGCATCCTATTGAAATCATGCCTGGTTACAACCCCCCGGAGCCTGAGGGATCAGTTCCAAGATCACAGGAAGAACTCAAAGGAAAGTACCGGGCTTGCTGCTGAGAGCCCAGGCttagaatttaaaatgtgaCAGAAGGAAGCAATGTGGAAGGTTTCCgttatgaaaatgttttctgatacACTCTTGAAAAGGCAAAACTGGTCATTGGATTCAGCTCATGAGTTCTATTCCTTCAGCTCCTGGTCTAGCTAGGCACACTAAGGAATAACCAACCCCTCTGATCCCTGATCCCTTAGTGACTTCTCTCTGCCAATGCGGTAACCAACCACATCCCTCAGGAGAACAGAATAAACCAAGCAGGCAGCCTCTTCCTGATAAAACCCAAAGGCAGGTCTCTGCTGGGATGTGCATGTTCTCCCTGGGAAGAGACGCTGGGAAAGAGCATATCCCAGCTTGGCAATACCAACCCCACACTTAGCAGGGAGGTGAATCCGAGCTGGGAATGCTTCCGGGTTTTATTTTCACCACTGCTGTGGGAAAGCCTGTAAAATCTCCAGAGCCATGGCAACGTGGATGCTCCTGTTTCCCCCAGGCTCAGGAGGGCTGACAGGGCTGTGTGTGTCACCTGCACAGGgactgtgctcctgctgcaggctcTTGGTGACTGCAATCAACTTGTACTTAAGCCCAGACAACTACtgatttttggggtggtttttttggtttcttttcctacAGTGTTTCTAACAGCCatcaggatttttaaaaaatttgagCTGGCAACAGGTTCCCACAGTTGTAGGAACTCCTGGAGCAGGAGACCTGTGCTGGGTACCTTGCAGAtgctctcagcagctgctgttaaggcaggaggaggtgagaCCCGAGGTCTGCTGGATATGAGCTGAGGGAAAACATTCCACTGCTTCCCTTATAATGTGGCACTGTGCTCTGGGCTTGGGTGGTGGGTTTGGGACCTGCAGGGGGAGGTACCAGGGATGCCTGGAGGTATGGTCTGGCTACAAGCCCTCATTGGGAACCCCAAATTTTTCCCCACTCATGCAAAAGAGCTCACCttgtcctgctgccctgccctgctgatgGACAGGCAGGGAGAGACCTCAGCTTTACAGAAGGTCCATCCTTCAGCCCTGGCATAAACAGTGCATGGTAAAAAATGACTCTTGCCAACAGCAAATGGAGCCCAGTGCTgtttgcacaggcccagccctggggacagcggACAGCAAGCAGAGTGCAGTGACAGGCAGAGGGAGCCCCAGGCTAGAAAGCAAAGGGATGAGCAGGGAAAGGTGTCCAAGCCATCCAGATGTGCATGtccctggcagagcagtgggagctgaTGCTGCCGCCTCCGGGTggtcccagcctggcagagctgtgatACCCCCCCTTTTGAACACCTCTGCTCTTCGGGAAacttattaaaagaaaacatctcctGGTTCCTCAGCAGCCCCCCTGGCAGGGCCAGCCAGCACACAAGGACTGGAGCCTGTTCCAACCCTGGGCCCCTGCACAAACCAGCTCCAGGGGAACGAGGCTGTTCAGAGATGGAAACTGGAACTGCAGGTCAGAGGCTGAGATCTTGAAGGAAATATCAAGCAATgttaactgaagaaaaatctaGAGGCCTGGGGAAGTCAGACATAGGTAAATAAACAATAACAATAACATCCTATAAAAACCTCTTGCACCAACAGAACCTTCTCCTTAAAGAACCTGTTTTTCCAGAGATTGCAAGGGCTGCTCAGACAGCATTCACTCCTCATGAATACGAGTGTTCAGCCCCGTTGAGAAATCAGATCCTTCTAAAGAACCTTGCATTAATTCTCCAGCCCCATCCATGAACAgctgccctgcagagaagggcaggatCACCCCGGGCTCCCCCAGAGGAAATAGGGGAATGCTCATGCTCTGCATGCTCAGAGACTGTGTCATGATGGGAAcaagctgctggcacagggcagagatTGCCCTGCTCCAAAGCACAGCATCACTGCTTGATCTGAGCTGCAAAATTTACCATCCAGCAGCTCATCAGAGTGAGAATCACACACAGCAGCTGGTGTTTACGTGCTCAGGGTGGGCTCCTATGTGCCcacaggcaggcacagcttTGGCCAAATGCTTGCAGGGGAAGTTGCAGGACATGAGGTTTGAGTGGCAAAGGCTGCAGTCAGCAAGCACTCATCTCTTTGCTATATAGATAGCCTGGAACTAACACCTAGCGGGGGGCAGGAGCCTGGCATCCTTTCTAGAAGGTAATCTGGGCCCCCATCCCCATTTTTCAGCCACCTTGAACAGAGGTGGAACTGGTGCAGCTCTCTCCCCTTTGGATTGATCACAGCAGCCAGTTAACTGAGCAGACACTCTCAGTGTCTTCTCTCAGTGAAGTCTGTCATAGGAATTACAGATAACACACACTGGATTCCCCATGAGGGAATGGCATGGGTTAactgtgctcagcagcactgcaccTGACACAACAGGGGATACACTGAATGGTTCCATGTTGCAGCATTCAGATGGGAACATCCCTGCTGGAGCAACTGAAAACATGGATCCATCAGCTAATGAAGTACAGTGGTCACTGGCACCAGACAGAGAGGGGATTTAACAGCTGACCATGCCTGAGTCCCCCAACCACCTGCACACCTAAGAGACAGCCCACCCACCTACCATCTGGTCTGCCAGAGCACATCATCTGAGCACAGCGATTACTTGTGACAGAAACCAGCTGAAGTTTCACACTCCAGATCTCCTGAGTAGCTCCAAACACTCTGACATGACCTGGCGAGTGTCCACATCAGTATTCTTCACCCAGGGCTTCAAGGTATGAGAAGTGAGATCTGGTGTTGAGCCTCCACAAGAGACAAGGAAACATATATTAAACAACAACAGacataaataacaaaaaataacactcacacaagacaaaaaaaggtGAGGAAAACCAGACCAGAAATAGGCAACTACAAAGAAACAATGCTGTCACATTCAAATACAGGCCCATCTCTCCTTCATATATTGCTCCAGATCAGAGCTCTAACAATTCTCATCACAAGTCAGTCTCAGGACACAATGCACTTATCCCAAACAACAGATACACACACCCCAGCCTCTCCAGTATTTGGCTTTTTCACAGTCACATGGGCCAGAGTCTTTACAACAAGTTTTTTCAGGATGCTGAGCAGGCTTTCCTTTGGCAGTATGGTCATGAGTGGGTCTAGTATTTTTTTTGAGTTCAGGACTAAAATACTTTAGAGTGCTCTCAGCTTTGCTCTGCAGGCAGTTCTTGGTACAGAACAGATCACTACTGTCTTTAGTGAATTTAAAGGACTTTAGCCCAGTCCTTTAAACCTGCTAAAACAGGCAGAGATGGAAGCAAGACTACGCTCACATGCTCTGTTAAACAGCTCCCTCCTGCGGATACATGCTCTGTGCCTGCAAACTCCAGGCAGGATTCAGACGGTGAGGCTGCAACTCCCCAGTGGGCACAAACCACCTATTGTCCTCATGGCCACTCTCCTCAGAgtgccccagggctgcccacgCGTGTTCCCATCCAGCTGCTGGCTCCAGCGGTGCTCCCGAAGCAGCAGCCACTCTTAACAACAGGAAGACCCCGATTTGGAGCTGGAGTGCAGGTCAATGGTGTGGCCCAGCATgcagtgctccagctgctcctccaccGCCAGCACCTGTCGTACAGCTTCCTCAAAGGCCACTGTCACATTGGTGTCGTCCTTGGCACTAGTCTCCAGGTACGGATAGTTACCGTTCTCCATGCACCAGGCCCGGGCCTCCTCCGTGCTCACCTGTCTCTCCAGTTTGTCTATTTTGTTGCCCAGGACTACAAACGGGAAGTGTTCGGGGTCCTTCACGTCGGCGTAATAGACAAACTCCTTCTGCCAGTTACTGAGGTTCTCGAAGCTCTGCCGGTCGTCCACGCTGAAGGTCAGCAGGCAGCAATCTGCCCCCCGGTAAAAGGGCGTCCGCAGGCTCTTGAACCGCTCCTGTCCCGCCGTGTCCCAGATCTGGAGGGTCACAAACCGCCCGTCCACCTCCAGGTCCCGGTTCAGGAACTCCACCCCGATCGTGTGGAACGCCTGCGAGTCAAACTTGTTGGTGACGTAGCGGTTCATGAGGGAGCTCTTCCCAACTCCACCATCCCCCAGGAGAATGACCTTCAGGAGCAAGGACTTCCCACTCATTGCAGCAGGACGGAGGGGCGGGGTCCCAAGGCAATCTGCAGGGTTCAGAAATAGTACAAAACACCCATTTGACTTGTGGATTCTGCAGAAAGACACATACAGAAGAAGAGAATATGGCATTTTCATCCCCATCCCTGAACAAGTTTTGTATATAGGAGGTAATCTCCTATACAGGAGGTAATCTCTCTTTTTAGAGAGATCTTATTATTCTAATCTCTCTTACTAGAGAGATTACAGCTGGGGACTGGACGAGCTTTCAGGCACATGAGTCCTCCATCAGGTCCAAAATGGATTCAGTGGGTCACCACTGTAAGTGCAAGATAAGAACAATGTTGAGAATTTAGTAGTGATTATAATACTTTTAGTGAAAACTCTGCATCTAAGCTTGTCCAGTTTTTCTAAACAGATCATCACCAGTTAAACATCTCTCCTGGCCTGCATCCTCAGGCTATCACAGGAACAGCAAAATCACCAGGGGTGCCTATCACCAGGCCTTCCTTCCCACCGTACCATCACCAGCTAAATAATTTCTCCTATCTGACTTGCTCCACTGGAGGGATGTAACAAATGTGCAGGTCTGTATCAATGCAAGTGATTCGTCAGGCCAGCTCTGGATCACCCTGAGGATGCTGACTCACCAGCGGAGCTGCGCGTGATCCCACGGCTCAGAAGGGGtttcccaggcacagggaccagctgctctgctgctccttgctgGCAATGCTTGTCACAGCCCAGTTTGCTCGGGCTCAGGTGCAAGTTTACACTGCAACAACCCTGACACCACAGGCTCCTTAGTCAGCAGCCTCTAGGCCAAGTGCCAACGCATCCTCCCCCTCCCAGGGATGCTCTACAGGCCTGACACGGAATAAGAGGTTTGTTTGGCTGTTGTACTGTACCTGCTCTGGAGATACAGTTGTCTCTGGGAGTGTCCAGGGAACACTTTCCTCCAGTGTAACAGTcactaaaaaacaaacatcagtCATCCAGGTTGCCAGAGCTGCCCTCAGTGTCTTTGTCTGTGATGCTGATCCAGGATGGAAGAACAatagcagagctctgggaagctGCAAGAGCAGTACTGACAGCTGGAGTAAAACAGGCAAGAACAAGGCACCAAAGAGTTTCCCTTGCCCCAAGTGAAATGGAACAGAGCCCACACCTGGACAGGGCAGAGTGCCATGTGGATGCTACACCCAAAATAAGAACAGAATAAACTGAAGGGGCTCTGACATGACTGCACAGGCTGTGCACTCTGTGTCTCCCCTCAATCCAAGGGACATTGATAGCTGTGATCTGCTTGGCCTGCCTACTCACACACTCTGCAATCTGATTTAAGGATGGAACATGCACCTGAACCTGCTATCCAGGAGAGTGAGCCAGCTGGCAACAGCCTGGGAGCTTGCTTACACCTGCTACCAACATTCCCGGGAAGGGTGTGGATGAGCAGTGCTGCTTAGTGATGACACCTCCAACCCACCAAAGCAGGAGCCCAGAACAGCACTTCTACTCTGTCCAGGCCAAACCCCACTCTCTGCACTAATTGTGGGGGGTCCTGTTCAACTTTGATTCTGCACCCCTTCCAAACAGTGTGGTAACCACAAAGCCAAAAGCAGAAACTTCTGCTTCTAGCGAATTTCTGCACTTTCTGCACAAAAGGCTCACCAATTTCACTTCCCTGCACAGAAACAGCCCAAAACCAAGCATAGCTGAGCTAACTTGATGGGACATCTGTGCAGCAGTGCACGGTCCAGCAGTCCtaaagcaaagaacaaaatgcaaatgtcaCAAGAGACAAACAGGACgtgcagcacagctccctggggcCGCTGGCTTGGGGGAACCCTCGCCTGGGCAGGTGAGCTGCTCAACACCCTTGTTCCTTTCCCCAACCTTGCTGAGGGCAGGTTGAAGATAGTCCTGGCACAGGCCATCAGCCCAGAGCAGAGTTTCTGTTTAGAGATGGTTTGTTAGCGAGTGACCCGTTTTAAGAATGACCGGTAGGTGATGTCGGGCCGCTCCGGAGCCCGCAGGTCAGCGGGGCGGTGGAAACCGTGACACAGCCGTGACACCGACAGCACATCCTCGTCTGCCCCGCTGTGAGCTATTCCAGCGGCTGACCCCCACTGCAGCAGGGCCGCCAGCACCTGTGTGCAGGTAACAACACAGGGAACACCAGCAGGACGGGCACGCAGGGCCCGactctcccccctccccaggccccGGCTCGGCGGAGGCGAGACCCCCCGGCGGGTCCCACGGGAGCGACCAGGGGAGGTGCCCGCGGAGCGGTGCCCGCGAGGGGCCCCCCGGCGGGAGCAGAGGGGCGGCTGTCTGTCCATCCCCGCCGCCCATCCCcgctcccctgccctgccctgccctcactCACCCTCAGCGCCctccgcccgcccggcccgcggGGCGCAGGTGCC
This Chiroxiphia lanceolata isolate bChiLan1 chromosome 14, bChiLan1.pri, whole genome shotgun sequence DNA region includes the following protein-coding sequences:
- the RAB9B gene encoding ras-related protein Rab-9B isoform X3, which encodes MSGKSLLLKVILLGDGGVGKSSLMNRYVTNKFDSQAFHTIGVEFLNRDLEVDGRFVTLQIWDTAGQERFKSLRTPFYRGADCCLLTFSVDDRQSFENLSNWQKEFVYYADVKDPEHFPFVVLGNKIDKLERQVSTEEARAWCMENGNYPYLETSAKDDTNVTVAFEEAVRQVLAVEEQLEHCMLGHTIDLHSSSKSGSSCC
- the RAB9B gene encoding ras-related protein Rab-9B isoform X2 — its product is MPLPSLGSSDCYTGGKCSLDTPRDNCISRADCLGTPPLRPAAMSGKSLLLKVILLGDGGVGKSSLMNRYVTNKFDSQAFHTIGVEFLNRDLEVDGRFVTLQIWDTAGQERFKSLRTPFYRGADCCLLTFSVDDRQSFENLSNWQKEFVYYADVKDPEHFPFVVLGNKIDKLERQVSTEEARAWCMENGNYPYLETSAKDDTNVTVAFEEAVRQVLAVEEQLEHCMLGHTIDLHSSSKSGSSCC
- the RAB9B gene encoding ras-related protein Rab-9B isoform X1 codes for the protein MMHPEAPACLCTYIRVELCLVLPPRVLPALLPCHPTLSLITGQREEQGMDKQARRLWQCDCYTGGKCSLDTPRDNCISRADCLGTPPLRPAAMSGKSLLLKVILLGDGGVGKSSLMNRYVTNKFDSQAFHTIGVEFLNRDLEVDGRFVTLQIWDTAGQERFKSLRTPFYRGADCCLLTFSVDDRQSFENLSNWQKEFVYYADVKDPEHFPFVVLGNKIDKLERQVSTEEARAWCMENGNYPYLETSAKDDTNVTVAFEEAVRQVLAVEEQLEHCMLGHTIDLHSSSKSGSSCC